The proteins below are encoded in one region of Aeromonas veronii:
- the ppk2 gene encoding polyphosphate kinase 2, translating into MGNKKKTKAEQAAPTPESKPLGTKEYEKELRRLHVELVKLQRWVVHKGLKVCIVFEGRDGAGKGGVIKAITERVSPRVFRVVALPAPTEREKSQLYMQRYVPLLPAAGEIVIFDRSWYNRAGVERIMGFCTPEASDKFLASTPQMEWSMVDAGIILLKYWLEVTPEEQERRLRDRIDDGRKIWKLSPMDIKSFDRWDDYTEARDAMFAATDTTWAPWFVAHSEDKKKVRLNIISHLLAHIPYEELPVDHVKLPKRKIGKAKPTDHPFRYVPELF; encoded by the coding sequence ATGGGCAACAAGAAGAAAACCAAGGCAGAACAGGCGGCGCCGACGCCAGAGAGCAAACCCCTTGGCACCAAGGAGTACGAAAAAGAGCTGCGCCGCCTGCACGTGGAGCTGGTGAAGCTGCAACGCTGGGTCGTCCACAAAGGGCTCAAGGTCTGCATCGTGTTCGAGGGGCGCGACGGGGCCGGCAAGGGGGGCGTCATCAAGGCCATCACCGAGCGGGTCAGCCCACGGGTATTTCGGGTGGTCGCCCTGCCTGCCCCCACGGAGCGGGAAAAGAGCCAGCTCTACATGCAGCGCTATGTCCCCTTGCTGCCCGCCGCCGGCGAGATCGTCATCTTCGATCGCAGCTGGTACAACCGGGCCGGGGTGGAGCGGATCATGGGCTTTTGCACCCCGGAGGCGAGCGACAAGTTTCTGGCCAGCACCCCGCAGATGGAGTGGTCTATGGTCGATGCGGGCATCATCTTGCTGAAATACTGGCTGGAGGTCACGCCAGAGGAGCAGGAGCGTCGCCTGCGAGACAGGATCGACGACGGCCGCAAGATCTGGAAACTCTCCCCCATGGACATCAAATCCTTCGACCGCTGGGATGACTACACGGAGGCGCGGGACGCCATGTTCGCCGCCACCGACACCACCTGGGCACCCTGGTTCGTGGCCCACTCGGAGGACAAGAAGAAGGTACGCCTCAACATCATCTCCCACCTGCTGGCCCACATCCCCTATGAGGAGCTGCCGGTGGATCACGTCAAGCTGCCCAAGCGCAAGATTGGCAAGGCCAAGCCCACCGATCACCCCTTCCGCTACGTGCCGGAACTGTTCTGA
- a CDS encoding TonB-dependent siderophore receptor: MNNTSSGTLSPINRYKIKYLWLCCASALTCSGFTYAEDKVDDQQTEAYRINTITVYGQPVSDDSETTVSKELWVGGKVATSVLDTPALVSVITEKEINQRNATTTEEVLQYSPGLVTDYYGSDDRNDYFTIRGFQATTYRDGLTLGSMRGVREDPYAYERVEVIRGANSTLFGPADPGGSVNFVSKRPKFKRFGDGYISYGSFDSKEIGVDFGDTLNEDKTLAYRFTTKLKKGELEYDHSKDDSQLVMGSLTWQPSADTTASLIIDYLGRDSTPNSGGYPLDKEYDRSSFYGEPDYNKHDVERTNVSAQLTHYFSSDLKLSANLRYSDLKDNFGYIYLYDFAGRTGSDVSRYYFGTDTSSNELIGNTMLQYDANFGRIDSSTLIGLEYRDASSKDQSVYGSASPINIDNPVYSGVPVIGAPYSKNDQDYQTTSAFLQQNLSLDDRYILTLGARHDYMDLSSRDISDVESSDDFSETSLRAALTYKLTQEWSTYVSQVESVAPPAIGVKPERGEQLELGVKYAPESVNALFSAAIYDLNKKDVTMAIVQDNGTIERETVGETRVRGFDLEMKAEVAKNFNLTGGYSYMKSEVVRGSTRSGASLEGNEFASTPNHSASLWGYYTLPIETMDVGLGARYVGSYYFDPDNTAKSEAATLLDAAFAYRITKDANLSFNVSNLTDKQYVVGSATANYYNPGRAFNAAINYAW; the protein is encoded by the coding sequence ATGAATAATACTAGCAGTGGCACTCTCTCACCTATAAATCGCTATAAGATCAAATACCTGTGGTTATGTTGCGCCTCTGCGCTGACTTGCTCAGGATTCACCTACGCGGAGGACAAGGTCGACGATCAGCAAACCGAGGCCTATCGCATCAACACCATCACAGTCTATGGCCAGCCGGTATCGGACGATAGTGAGACGACCGTCTCCAAGGAGCTGTGGGTGGGCGGCAAGGTCGCTACCAGCGTGCTGGATACGCCGGCCCTTGTCTCCGTGATCACCGAGAAAGAGATCAACCAGCGCAACGCCACCACCACGGAAGAGGTGTTGCAGTATTCCCCCGGCCTGGTCACCGACTACTATGGCTCGGATGATCGCAACGACTACTTCACCATCCGTGGCTTCCAGGCCACCACCTATCGCGATGGCCTGACCCTGGGATCCATGCGTGGCGTGCGTGAAGACCCCTACGCCTATGAGCGCGTGGAAGTGATCCGCGGCGCCAACTCGACCCTGTTTGGCCCGGCCGATCCGGGTGGCTCGGTCAACTTCGTGAGCAAGCGCCCCAAGTTCAAGCGCTTCGGTGACGGCTACATCTCCTATGGCTCGTTTGACAGCAAAGAGATCGGGGTCGATTTTGGCGACACACTGAACGAAGACAAGACCCTGGCCTACCGCTTCACCACCAAGCTGAAGAAGGGGGAGCTGGAATACGATCATTCGAAAGATGACTCCCAGCTGGTGATGGGCAGCCTGACCTGGCAGCCCTCCGCGGATACCACGGCCAGCCTGATCATCGATTACCTCGGCCGGGACTCCACCCCGAACAGCGGCGGATATCCTCTGGATAAAGAGTATGATCGCAGCAGTTTCTATGGCGAACCTGACTACAACAAGCACGATGTAGAACGGACCAACGTCAGTGCCCAGCTCACCCACTATTTCTCCAGTGATCTCAAGCTGAGCGCCAACCTGCGTTACAGCGATCTGAAGGACAACTTCGGGTATATCTACCTCTACGACTTCGCCGGTCGTACCGGCAGTGATGTCTCCCGCTACTACTTCGGTACCGACACCTCGTCCAACGAGCTGATCGGCAACACCATGCTGCAATACGATGCAAACTTCGGCCGCATCGACAGCAGCACCCTGATCGGGCTGGAGTATCGCGATGCCTCGAGCAAGGATCAATCCGTCTATGGCTCGGCCAGCCCCATCAACATCGACAATCCGGTCTACAGTGGTGTTCCCGTCATCGGTGCCCCCTACAGCAAGAACGATCAGGACTACCAGACCACCTCGGCCTTCTTGCAGCAGAACCTCTCGCTGGACGATCGCTATATCCTGACCCTGGGTGCCCGCCATGACTACATGGACTTGTCGAGCCGCGACATCAGCGACGTGGAGAGCAGCGATGACTTCTCCGAGACCTCGCTGCGGGCGGCTCTGACCTACAAGCTGACCCAGGAGTGGTCCACCTATGTCAGCCAGGTTGAGTCAGTTGCGCCTCCCGCCATCGGCGTCAAACCCGAGCGCGGCGAGCAGCTTGAATTGGGGGTGAAATACGCGCCTGAGTCGGTCAACGCCCTCTTCTCTGCCGCCATTTACGACCTGAACAAAAAAGATGTCACCATGGCCATCGTTCAGGACAACGGCACCATAGAGCGGGAAACCGTCGGTGAAACCCGGGTCAGAGGCTTTGATCTGGAGATGAAGGCGGAAGTGGCCAAGAACTTCAACCTGACGGGCGGCTACTCCTACATGAAGTCCGAGGTCGTGCGCGGCTCCACGCGCTCCGGCGCCTCCCTGGAAGGGAATGAGTTTGCCAGCACGCCGAACCACTCCGCGTCCTTGTGGGGCTACTACACCCTGCCCATCGAGACGATGGATGTCGGCCTGGGTGCCCGCTATGTTGGCAGCTATTACTTCGACCCGGACAATACCGCCAAGAGTGAAGCCGCCACCCTGCTGGATGCCGCCTTCGCCTACCGCATCACCAAGGATGCCAACCTGTCGTTCAATGTCTCCAACCTGACCGACAAGCAGTACGTGGTCGGCTCGGCGACCGCCAACTACTACAACCCGGGCCGCGCGTTCAACGCAGCGATCAATTACGCCTGGTAA
- a CDS encoding LysR family transcriptional regulator: MELRQLKYFLAVAETQNIRSAAQRVHVTQPAISRKIKELESELGVQLFDRLPRGLRLNRAGKVYQKELGAIIRQIDDANERMRQFTHTEYGSLTLGAPDFVLWEGEVTQCVNQFHHTNIEVELEVYSDTPMVLLKRLELDQIDGAFLYHFPELPSEYVVQPIAQDKLVLAYPASWDIHIPCSITVEELNQFSAVRLPRTTDPNYYDWQEALFQEMEWRPEVTQWAHGEGTMLGLVASGNGVAIVNERHLSRQSKMIRYTSLDILPQTTPLHFIYKHTSDNPALSTFLELLSQHE; the protein is encoded by the coding sequence GTGGAATTACGTCAGCTGAAGTACTTTCTGGCCGTTGCTGAAACGCAAAATATCCGTTCAGCTGCCCAAAGGGTTCACGTCACTCAACCTGCCATCTCAAGAAAGATAAAAGAACTGGAATCCGAATTGGGTGTGCAACTGTTTGATCGCCTGCCGAGAGGGCTGCGTTTAAACAGGGCGGGAAAGGTCTATCAGAAGGAACTGGGGGCCATCATTCGTCAAATTGACGATGCCAATGAGAGAATGCGCCAGTTTACCCATACGGAATATGGTTCGCTCACACTGGGTGCGCCGGATTTCGTATTATGGGAAGGCGAAGTCACACAATGTGTTAACCAGTTTCACCACACCAATATCGAGGTCGAACTGGAAGTCTACTCGGATACGCCCATGGTGTTGCTAAAACGCCTAGAGCTGGACCAGATAGACGGCGCCTTCTTGTATCACTTCCCTGAACTCCCCTCTGAATATGTGGTGCAACCGATCGCACAAGATAAACTCGTGCTTGCCTACCCGGCCAGTTGGGATATTCATATCCCGTGTTCCATCACGGTCGAAGAGTTGAATCAATTCTCTGCCGTTCGTCTGCCCAGAACCACGGATCCCAATTACTACGACTGGCAAGAGGCATTATTCCAGGAGATGGAATGGCGGCCGGAAGTTACCCAATGGGCGCACGGTGAAGGCACCATGCTGGGATTGGTTGCCTCTGGCAATGGCGTCGCCATCGTCAATGAACGCCACCTCAGTCGTCAATCAAAAATGATCCGCTATACCTCCCTGGATATTCTGCCCCAGACGACACCACTGCACTTCATTTATAAACACACCTCCGACAACCCTGCACTCAGCACCTTTCTCGAACTCCTGTCTCAGCATGAATAA
- a CDS encoding ABC transporter ATP-binding protein — protein sequence MTIAHRMVVEQLSAGYGEKTILQDVNLDIMPGKITAIVGANACGKSTLLRTLSRLLAPTRGQVLLDGKSVHHTPTRMLARTLGLLPQSPIAPEGITVGDLVGRGRHPHHQFMSRWSSRDDEAVANALALTKTADLIDRDVDQLSGGQRQRVWIAMALAQETDILLLDEPTTFLDVTHQIDVLDLLVDLNLQRGVTIVMVLHDLNLAARYADYLLAMKNGQVHIHGEPPKVFTREMIQTVFGLNSHIIQDPISHIPMMIPIGRHKQNTSL from the coding sequence GTGACCATCGCTCATCGCATGGTGGTTGAGCAGTTGTCTGCTGGCTACGGTGAAAAAACCATCCTGCAGGATGTAAATCTCGACATCATGCCAGGCAAGATCACCGCCATTGTCGGGGCCAATGCCTGTGGCAAATCGACGCTGCTGCGTACCCTGTCCCGCTTGCTGGCCCCGACCCGGGGGCAGGTCCTGCTGGACGGGAAATCGGTTCATCACACCCCGACCCGCATGCTGGCCCGCACCCTGGGACTCTTGCCGCAATCTCCCATCGCACCCGAGGGGATCACGGTCGGGGATCTGGTGGGACGAGGGCGCCACCCCCACCATCAGTTCATGTCCCGCTGGAGCAGCCGGGATGATGAAGCCGTGGCCAACGCCTTGGCGCTGACCAAGACCGCAGATCTTATCGACCGGGACGTGGATCAGCTGTCAGGGGGGCAGCGCCAGCGGGTATGGATAGCGATGGCCCTGGCCCAGGAGACGGACATCTTGCTGCTCGACGAGCCGACCACCTTCCTGGATGTCACCCACCAGATAGACGTGCTGGATCTGCTGGTCGATCTGAATCTGCAGCGCGGCGTCACCATAGTGATGGTGCTGCATGATCTCAATCTGGCAGCACGTTATGCGGATTATTTACTGGCGATGAAGAATGGCCAGGTTCACATCCATGGCGAGCCGCCAAAGGTGTTCACCAGAGAGATGATCCAGACGGTTTTCGGCTTGAATAGCCATATTATTCAAGATCCGATCTCGCATATTCCCATGATGATCCCGATCGGACGCCACAAGCAGAATACATCCCTGTAA
- a CDS encoding FecCD family ABC transporter permease, giving the protein MNERVNLIRQVKAVRLQRSRRWMGIAFTLLLLSAAAWWLTLLLGQSYTPPSVVWQVLTGEQVPGASFTVGQLRLPRALISLLVGMSFGLAGVVFQTMLRNPLASPDIVGVSSGASAAAVFAIVVLKMDGSSIALFSIAAGLAVALSVYGLSYCNGVAGTRLILIGIGVSAMIESFIAYLLSQANSWDLQEAMRWLAGSVNSVQLHQALPLLCSLAVFGGLLLHRGKDIEALRLGEDTAAALGVNIGLTRLVVMICAVGLIAVATAVTGPIAFVAFLSGPIAARIVGTNGSLFIPAALVGASLVLAGDYIGQFLLPSRYPVGVVTGALGAPYLIYLIIRVNRKGGAL; this is encoded by the coding sequence ATGAATGAGCGAGTGAACCTGATCCGTCAGGTAAAAGCGGTACGCTTGCAACGATCCCGCCGCTGGATGGGCATCGCCTTCACCCTGTTGCTGCTCTCGGCGGCAGCCTGGTGGCTCACCCTGCTGCTGGGGCAGTCTTACACCCCGCCCTCCGTCGTCTGGCAAGTGCTGACCGGTGAACAGGTGCCAGGGGCCAGCTTCACCGTGGGGCAACTGCGCCTGCCTCGCGCGCTGATCTCCCTGCTGGTGGGGATGAGCTTTGGCCTGGCCGGGGTCGTGTTTCAAACCATGCTGCGCAATCCGCTGGCCAGCCCGGATATCGTCGGCGTCTCATCGGGTGCCAGCGCCGCCGCCGTCTTTGCCATCGTGGTACTCAAGATGGATGGATCCTCCATCGCACTCTTTTCCATCGCGGCCGGATTGGCGGTGGCCCTGTCGGTATACGGGCTCTCCTACTGCAACGGGGTCGCCGGCACCCGCCTTATCCTCATCGGCATTGGCGTATCGGCGATGATCGAAAGCTTCATCGCCTATCTGCTCTCCCAGGCCAACTCCTGGGATCTGCAGGAGGCGATGCGCTGGCTGGCGGGGAGCGTCAACTCGGTCCAGCTCCATCAGGCCTTGCCCCTGCTGTGCTCCCTTGCCGTCTTCGGCGGTCTGTTGCTGCATCGCGGCAAAGATATTGAAGCCTTGCGGCTGGGGGAAGACACGGCCGCGGCCTTGGGGGTGAATATCGGGCTGACACGTCTCGTGGTGATGATCTGCGCCGTCGGGCTGATTGCCGTCGCGACGGCGGTAACCGGCCCCATCGCCTTCGTCGCCTTCCTGTCCGGCCCGATTGCGGCACGCATCGTCGGTACGAACGGCTCTCTATTCATTCCGGCGGCCCTGGTGGGCGCCAGCCTGGTGTTGGCAGGGGATTATATTGGCCAGTTCTTGTTGCCAAGCCGTTATCCCGTTGGTGTCGTCACCGGGGCCCTGGGGGCGCCGTACCTCATCTATCTCATCATCCGTGTCAATCGTAAAGGGGGTGCGCTGTGA
- a CDS encoding FecCD family ABC transporter permease, which yields MPLKRHASSAPLLNRSTSLLLLVLVLLMLSLLSVTFGTRDVSWAEITGALQGQIDTVGEAAVAMRIPRTLLAVIVGASLGLSGAVMQGITRNPLADPGILGVNIGAAFFVVIGLAWFGIEQLHSYVWMAILGSAVTAAFVYTIGSMGRGGATPLKLALAGAATSAALSCFTLAVVLPRNDIAGGVRSWQIGGVGGATFEAMQFVLPFMLAGLVITLATARKLNSLALGDDLAAGLGENVAWARGSAGLGAILLCGAATAICGPIGFVGLVVPHFCRLLVGVDHRWLLPFSALGGASLLVLSDLVGRLIARPSELAVGVVTAFIGAPFFIWVVRRQRVREL from the coding sequence ATGCCATTGAAACGCCATGCCTCTTCCGCCCCGCTGCTGAACCGCTCAACCAGCCTGTTGCTGCTGGTGCTGGTACTGCTCATGCTCAGCCTGCTCTCGGTCACCTTCGGCACCCGTGATGTCTCCTGGGCCGAGATCACCGGCGCGCTGCAGGGGCAGATCGATACCGTGGGGGAAGCCGCCGTCGCCATGCGCATTCCCCGTACCCTGCTGGCGGTGATCGTTGGCGCCTCCCTGGGCCTGTCCGGCGCCGTCATGCAGGGGATCACCCGCAATCCGCTGGCGGATCCCGGCATTCTCGGGGTCAACATAGGGGCGGCCTTCTTTGTGGTGATTGGCCTGGCGTGGTTTGGGATCGAGCAGCTGCACAGCTACGTGTGGATGGCCATTCTGGGCTCCGCGGTGACGGCGGCCTTCGTCTACACCATCGGCTCCATGGGCCGGGGCGGGGCCACCCCTCTGAAGCTGGCGCTGGCTGGCGCCGCCACCTCCGCCGCCCTCTCCTGCTTTACGCTGGCGGTAGTCCTGCCGCGCAACGACATCGCGGGCGGTGTCCGCTCCTGGCAGATCGGCGGGGTCGGCGGGGCCACCTTCGAGGCGATGCAATTCGTGCTGCCTTTCATGCTGGCGGGCCTGGTGATCACCCTGGCGACCGCAAGAAAGCTGAACTCCCTCGCCCTCGGGGATGACTTGGCCGCCGGCCTCGGTGAAAACGTGGCCTGGGCCAGAGGGAGCGCCGGGCTCGGTGCCATCCTGCTGTGTGGCGCCGCCACCGCCATCTGTGGCCCCATCGGTTTCGTGGGCCTGGTTGTTCCGCATTTCTGTCGGCTGCTGGTCGGGGTGGATCACCGCTGGCTGCTGCCCTTCTCCGCCCTCGGCGGCGCCAGCCTGCTGGTGCTGTCAGACCTCGTCGGTCGCCTGATCGCCAGGCCCAGCGAATTGGCCGTCGGGGTGGTAACGGCTTTCATCGGTGCCCCCTTCTTCATCTGGGTGGTCCGTCGTCAACGGGTCAGGGAGCTGTGA
- a CDS encoding iron-siderophore ABC transporter substrate-binding protein translates to MFNVKAIVITLVLALTSTLCLAENNVSYPITITHAFGTTVIPKKPQRVATVAWANHEVPLALGIVPVGFAAAKFGDDDGDGVLPWVKAQLDSLHAPIPKLFDEGDGIDFEAVAATEPDVILAAYSGLSRSDYDTLSMIAPVVAYPDAPWATDWRSMIRINSLGLGMVQEGEDLIAQIEQDIARRLAKYPELHDKTAMFITHLDPTDLSVLRFYTANDSRVKFFADLGLASPRSIEALSRSGQFSGEASIEQVDAFDDVDIFVTYGGKALLDPLSANPLMAKMRAVKQGSMVMLGGGTLATAANPTPLSISWVLDDYLEALAAAARKVK, encoded by the coding sequence ATGTTTAATGTTAAAGCGATTGTCATCACCCTTGTATTGGCACTGACCAGCACCCTGTGTCTGGCTGAAAATAATGTCAGTTATCCCATCACCATTACTCATGCCTTTGGCACCACCGTGATACCGAAAAAACCACAACGGGTGGCGACGGTGGCCTGGGCCAATCATGAAGTTCCGCTGGCGCTGGGTATTGTGCCGGTGGGGTTTGCGGCCGCGAAATTTGGTGATGATGACGGGGATGGCGTATTGCCCTGGGTAAAGGCTCAACTGGATTCATTGCATGCCCCCATTCCCAAATTATTCGACGAGGGGGATGGCATCGATTTTGAAGCCGTCGCCGCCACTGAGCCCGACGTGATCCTGGCCGCCTATTCCGGGCTGAGCCGCTCGGACTATGACACCCTGAGCATGATTGCCCCCGTGGTTGCCTACCCCGATGCCCCCTGGGCCACGGATTGGCGCAGCATGATCCGCATCAACAGCCTGGGTCTCGGCATGGTGCAAGAGGGAGAGGATTTGATTGCGCAGATCGAGCAGGATATTGCCCGGCGTCTTGCCAAGTATCCCGAGCTGCACGACAAGACCGCCATGTTCATTACCCACCTAGACCCCACCGATTTGAGCGTGCTGCGCTTCTATACGGCGAACGATTCCCGCGTCAAATTCTTTGCCGATCTGGGTCTCGCCTCCCCTCGCAGCATCGAGGCGCTCAGCCGCTCCGGGCAGTTCTCCGGGGAGGCCAGCATCGAGCAGGTCGATGCCTTCGATGACGTCGACATCTTCGTCACCTATGGCGGCAAGGCCTTGCTCGATCCGCTCTCTGCCAACCCCTTGATGGCCAAGATGCGGGCCGTCAAGCAGGGCTCCATGGTCATGCTGGGTGGCGGGACGCTGGCGACGGCGGCGAATCCGACGCCGTTGTCCATCTCCTGGGTGCTCGACGATTATCTGGAGGCGCTGGCAGCCGCTGCTCGCAAGGTGAAATGA
- a CDS encoding MSMEG_1061 family FMN-dependent PPOX-type flavoprotein: MSQITTLEQLRELYSLPAPLAVAKDLHHIDQHTRTFIENSTLFFLASHTKEGFLDLSPRGGDAGFVKVFDDKTLGFPDSPGNNRLDTLTNLLENPKVGLLFVVPGIEDVVRIRGTASIHADEASREICLDGKTVPKLVIKVSIDTLLFHCPKALMKGGLWNKDNYQQRDFLPSLLKIIQDQQIEKNERS; this comes from the coding sequence ATGAGTCAGATAACCACACTGGAACAACTGAGGGAACTTTACAGCCTGCCGGCGCCGTTGGCGGTGGCGAAAGACCTTCACCATATCGATCAACATACCCGGACATTCATCGAGAACAGCACCCTGTTCTTTCTGGCTTCCCACACGAAAGAGGGCTTTCTGGACCTGTCCCCCCGGGGGGGCGATGCGGGGTTTGTGAAAGTATTCGATGACAAGACTCTGGGCTTTCCCGACAGTCCGGGAAATAACCGTCTGGACACGCTGACCAATTTGCTCGAAAACCCGAAAGTCGGCCTGTTGTTTGTGGTGCCGGGTATCGAAGATGTCGTCAGAATTCGGGGGACGGCATCCATTCATGCCGATGAAGCGAGCCGTGAAATATGCCTGGATGGCAAGACTGTGCCCAAGCTGGTTATCAAGGTCTCTATCGATACCCTGTTATTCCATTGCCCCAAGGCACTGATGAAAGGGGGGCTCTGGAATAAAGACAATTACCAGCAGCGTGATTTCCTGCCATCCCTGCTCAAGATCATTCAGGATCAGCAGATTGAGAAAAACGAGCGAAGCTGA
- a CDS encoding flagellar assembly protein FlgT translates to MRVALLLTLLLASLSARAEIIEAQGSAAIIGGDEAYAREQATRDALRQALLASGAAVSSIQRLENGSLRSEQIQIRSGGDIRQYRLKREEVRNGRMYITVQADILAERQLCQTQHYAKDLTLVRLRMRYPDQASPGALDDMPADLSRQLFETLAAAPQGVVARQWLDENLRIDPLHLQQGDRSVLEELKALSLRTDSQYLVLGSIDDLSLEPQGNELTRWYKDPIRNFRMQLYLFDGINGSLLGRKEYKGRAEWTFSKRDQVGSNSGQFWQSSYGQEVNYQLQEAARDIIAELSCAQVTARIVGQHERGPHINLGRRNGVKLGDQFRVQHSADFVDPYGKSRVMRNPADGLFEVVQVFEDGAVISSQNKYSPFNIQVGDLAVLE, encoded by the coding sequence ATGAGAGTTGCGCTGCTGTTAACCCTGCTGCTGGCCAGCCTGTCGGCCCGGGCCGAGATCATCGAGGCCCAGGGCAGTGCCGCCATCATCGGCGGCGATGAGGCCTATGCCCGCGAGCAGGCGACCCGGGATGCCCTGCGCCAGGCGCTGCTGGCGAGCGGCGCCGCCGTCTCCAGCATCCAGCGGCTGGAGAACGGCAGCCTGCGCTCTGAGCAGATCCAGATCCGCTCCGGTGGCGACATTCGCCAGTATCGGCTCAAGCGGGAAGAGGTGCGCAACGGCCGCATGTACATCACGGTGCAGGCCGACATCCTGGCGGAACGCCAGCTCTGCCAGACCCAGCACTACGCCAAGGATTTGACGCTGGTACGCCTGCGCATGCGCTACCCGGATCAGGCGAGCCCGGGCGCTCTCGACGATATGCCGGCCGATCTCTCCCGCCAGCTGTTCGAGACCCTGGCCGCCGCACCGCAGGGGGTCGTCGCCCGCCAGTGGCTGGACGAGAATCTGCGCATCGACCCGTTGCATCTGCAGCAAGGGGATCGCAGCGTGCTGGAGGAGCTCAAGGCCTTGAGCCTGCGCACCGACAGCCAGTACCTGGTGCTCGGCAGCATCGACGATCTCTCCCTCGAGCCCCAGGGCAATGAGCTGACCCGCTGGTACAAGGATCCCATCCGCAATTTCCGCATGCAGCTCTACCTGTTCGACGGCATCAACGGCAGCCTGCTCGGTCGCAAGGAGTACAAGGGGCGCGCCGAGTGGACCTTCTCCAAGCGCGATCAGGTCGGCAGCAACAGCGGCCAGTTCTGGCAATCGAGCTATGGCCAGGAGGTGAATTACCAGTTGCAGGAGGCGGCCCGCGACATCATCGCCGAGCTCTCCTGCGCCCAGGTCACCGCCCGCATCGTCGGCCAGCACGAGCGCGGCCCCCACATCAATCTGGGCAGGCGCAACGGGGTCAAGCTCGGGGATCAGTTCCGCGTCCAGCACAGCGCCGACTTCGTCGACCCGTATGGCAAGTCCCGCGTCATGCGCAACCCGGCCGATGGCCTGTTCGAGGTGGTGCAGGTGTTCGAGGATGGCGCCGTCATCAGCAGTCAGAACAAATATTCGCCGTTTAACATCCAGGTCGGCGATTTGGCGGTATTGGAATAG
- a CDS encoding FlgO family outer membrane protein — translation MNRFFTALTLALALAGCGSADPINRDQGDPRQAAKGMELNWLVARMTDQLMERKSLTTLTEPIAVASFVDLDTLKDTNWMGQQIEESFIYELNRRGEVVVDFKTTGNIQVTPQGDFVMSRNYKDLSSRLPISRILTGTFSRNSQGILVNARIIDLRTKMVETTAQSLIPQQYLSGASNSFGRASVNRGYLMRGGQSPSGHLVNLTP, via the coding sequence ATGAACAGATTCTTCACGGCGTTGACCCTGGCGCTGGCATTGGCCGGCTGCGGCTCCGCCGACCCCATCAACCGGGATCAGGGCGACCCCAGGCAGGCGGCCAAGGGGATGGAGCTCAACTGGCTGGTGGCGCGCATGACCGATCAGCTGATGGAGCGCAAGTCCCTCACCACCCTGACCGAGCCCATTGCGGTGGCTTCCTTCGTCGATCTCGACACCCTGAAGGACACCAACTGGATGGGCCAGCAGATCGAGGAGAGCTTCATCTACGAGCTGAACCGGCGCGGTGAGGTGGTGGTGGACTTCAAGACCACGGGCAACATCCAGGTGACCCCCCAGGGGGATTTCGTGATGAGCCGCAACTACAAGGATCTCTCCTCCCGGCTGCCCATCTCCCGCATCCTGACCGGCACCTTCAGCCGCAATTCGCAGGGGATCCTGGTCAATGCCCGCATCATCGACCTGCGGACCAAGATGGTGGAGACCACGGCCCAGAGCCTGATCCCGCAACAATATCTGTCCGGTGCCAGCAACTCGTTTGGCCGGGCATCCGTCAACCGGGGTTACCTGATGCGGGGGGGCCAGAGCCCGTCCGGCCATCTGGTCAACCTGACCCCCTGA
- a CDS encoding LPP20 family lipoprotein, with the protein MKILLGCLMAMLLTACSGNRVVNYDVAQKPDDFPVLKAVGYAVIDIQPGPSQSEKMLQAIRASKMDAYRELAEQLNGQQVRGSSSYKDLTQTANSLDVSVAGVVRGARVVATYPRGNTYATEMELDTRNLYSLNQLMAGQF; encoded by the coding sequence ATGAAAATCCTGTTGGGCTGCCTGATGGCAATGCTGTTGACCGCCTGTAGCGGGAATCGGGTCGTGAACTACGACGTGGCGCAAAAGCCGGACGATTTTCCCGTGCTCAAGGCGGTGGGCTACGCGGTGATCGACATCCAGCCGGGCCCCTCCCAGTCCGAGAAGATGCTGCAGGCCATTCGTGCCTCCAAGATGGATGCCTACCGGGAGCTGGCAGAACAGCTCAACGGTCAGCAGGTGCGGGGCAGCAGCAGCTACAAGGATCTGACCCAGACCGCCAACTCCCTGGACGTGTCGGTGGCTGGCGTGGTGCGCGGTGCCCGGGTGGTGGCGACCTATCCCCGTGGCAACACCTATGCCACCGAGATGGAGCTCGATACCCGCAATCTCTATAGCCTCAACCAGCTGATGGCGGGCCAGTTCTAG